The segment GGTGGTGTCCATGTTCATGTGAATGACTGTGTGAATGACTGTGTGAGTGTGTGTGTTCTACTTCCATAGGTTCAAGTGTTAATATGGTTGGTATATCCACTTTGGTATGCATTCCATGGGCTAAAAATACAGGATTTACGATGATTCTTTCCACGCCTGTTTTTTTAAGTGTGTTGAATGCCGTTGGAATGTTTGGTTCTACCAGTTCCATGAATCCTGCTTCTATGTTATAATCCGGCATTAATGCCTGATATTTATCCTTTAATGTGGTTACTACTTCCTTGTTATATGGTTGTCTACTTCCATGACCTACCAATAATATTCCTGTTTTATTACTCATATTTAAACCTCATAATAATAAGTATTACTTTTTATGTCTTCATTTATTAATGTTATATAAACCATATTATTTAAAGCTATTTAATACTTTTTTAAGGTTTTCAGGGGTTTTTGTAATACTTTTTTAATGAAAATAAACAATAACAAACATCATTTTGAATACTGTTGTTTTTAAAGCATTTACTAAAATAAACTTTAAATGATGAATAATAAATTTATTAGGTGATGGCAATTGTCAAAAAAAGTGTACTTAACAAGACTACAATAATCAAAAAAAATAAATAATGATACCAATTATTGAGATTGCTAAAAGATAGTACATCTTTAAGAGGATTATTAACAAACACAATACATAAAATACTATTGATAGATCTTTTCAGAAAAGACAATTTGATATCCACTATCAAATTAACTTTAATTTTAGCTTATTTTATTAAGTAAAGCTTAACCATAATTACATTTTTGATTAGATTTCTTATTAAGTACATATTAAAGTATATACCTTAAATTATATAATATTTTCTAAAATAAAATAAAAATAGAAAAAATAATATCTAAAACATTAACCTTCTATTAACCGGATTAATTTTTTACATTTATGCATAACGTTACCCATTCCAAAGACATTGGCAATTCTTTCTATAGCCTCAAGGTAGCGGATTACCTGATCAAGATAATTATAAATATCCCCACTGTATATGAGGATTGAATATTTTTGTCTGAATTCCATGCTGATTTCAGATGGAGTTAAAGAGTCAATACGCCTCCGGATAATATACTTTGAGATATTTTTTTCAAGACAGTCACAGTACACGTCATCACAATCTCCTTTAAAATCCATCATTAATTTAACCAACATCTTTTTTTCTTTCTCGGGAAGACCATGTATAATATATGGAGTATTAATTAACTCCTTGGTACTGTCAGCAAACAATCTGGCACTTACATAATAAATATTCTCCCTGAATACCTTAATATATGAATCGGTTAAGTATACATTTGATAAGTATTCCAAATTGGTTACTATATCCAATAGATCGGATGTAATGTTTTTTCTGATTAATTCTGCCTCATGTAAATTTAAGAATGACTTGCTTACTGCCCGGCCATAAGGTGTAATGGAATAAATTTTATTTGAAGAATCATAGCATGCCATATTCAAATGAAGCAGCTTATCAACCACATCGCCGAATAACAGTTCACTATCCATTTTATAGTATCTTTTCTTCAAAACATTCTTTTTCACATCACCATATGAGGAAATATCGGCAAGTAATTGTTCATAGATATCATTTGTGCTATATTTAACCTTGATGTCACTGACACTGGATTCAAGTAGCTTGTATGCCATTTCTTCTTCTGAGGTATGTCTGTAATAGTTTTCATCATTGAAAAATATGTATGCCTTTCCCTTATCCTGATAAGTTGGTCGTCCAGCCCTGCCTGTCATCTGATGAAACTCATTTGCAGTTAACCAATCTCGTCCCATACGTAATGAATCAAATATGACCATACTAGCTGGAAAATCAACGCCGGCAGCTAGTGCCGCTGTAGTTACAACTGTAGATATCTCCTGATTAGCATATTGCAATTCAATATCAACCTTTTTCTGATATGTTAATCCTGCATGATAACTATGGGCATTTACATTCTTTTTTCTTAATTGATTTGCTATTTGACTTGTTTTTCTACGTGAATCGGTAAAGATTATGCTTTGGCCCCTATAACCCAATGGTGATATATTATTAAATTCATTTTCACATAATTTTACAATCATATCCATTTTTTGCCTGTTGTCTTCTGTTCCAATCACATGTCTTTCTAGTAAAACAGGCCTTTTATCATATTCAACCAGTTTCATGTTGAAGTTTTGTGTCAATTCGTGGGGATTGTTTATTGTAGCGGATAATCCTATTAACTGTGATTGTGGATATAAACTCATCAATCGATTTATCAGCCCGTTTAATCTGCTTCCCCGTTCTGAATCATCAAGCATATGTATTTCATCGATTACAACAACGCCCAAATCATTTAATGAATCGTATTTGCCGCTTCGGAGTATGAAGTCCAGTCCTTCGTATGTTGCAACGATTATATCGGCATCATGAACGGGTTTTTCTATTATTTTCAATTCATCCGGTGCGTTTATCTTGTTTTTTCCTACTTTTATTACTACATTTAATCCCAATGATGAGTAGGAATCCTTGAAGTACCTGTATTTCTGATTGGCTAGTGCCACAAGTGGGGATAGATATATGAATTTCTTGTTTTGTAATGCTTTGGTTATACCCGCTAGTTCTGCTATTAATGTTTTGCCGGATGCCGTCTGTGATACTACCAGCATGTTTTTGTTATCGAGTAATCCCTCATTTAATGCCAGTACCTGTACAGGTAATAGATATTCTATTCTACGTTTTAGTATGGTCTTGAATATGTTTGGTATATCTACTTCATCTATTGATACTTTTGCAAATTCCGTTTCATTGGAGCAAATAGTGTCATAGAGGGTGATTTTCTTGTCTAATGGATCTATACCATTATATTTTAAGTCATATACCTTGGATAAGTCCTTCGTATTATGAAGAACATCCATAAATCGTTTGCAAGCAGAATAACTGTGATGATATTCACATACATTATATTTCACTTCATCTTCAGCACAATAAGAGCATATCAGGTTATTGCCAAGTTTATATGATGATTCGTCTGTTATTGGCCTTATCCTGCCCATTTTCAGGCATCTTTTACATATCTTTATGAATGAGTATTTTATATCATGTTGTTTTAGGAAGTTTTCGAAATATTCGTCTTTGTTTGTCAGGTATAGCTCCTCTTTTTTAAGTATTTTTATGAATTCCTCCAGGCTTATTTGATGAAATTTTTTTGATATTCGCTGTTTGATATTGGTTATTTGAATTTGGTTATTGTTATTGTATATTGAGAATGTAATTTCCACTCGTAGGTTGGATAGAATATTATCCATTAGTGGTGAGTATATTTTTGATTTTCTATTTTTGTTTATTCTGATAATTAGCATCTTATTAATCATCCCGATATCCATTTATTCAGTACTTATTAATTGTTTATTATTTTTAAGTTATTCATAAATATTATTAATATATTTGTTATTATTAATAAATATTGTTTATTCCCATTATAAAAATATATACATATATAAAACTCATCATAGTGATTTTCATTATCAAGTAAAATATTTAATATTAAACTATTATAATTTATATTATTTAATTAGTTGTTAATATATGTTAAAAAGATATTTTAGAATAGAAAAACAATATAATAATAGAGTTATTGAGGGTGATATCATTACATATAAAAATATGAAAGTTAGTGAAATATTAGCTGACGAAGAGTATCCACATCAAAA is part of the Methanosphaera sp. BMS genome and harbors:
- a CDS encoding DUF5814 domain-containing protein, whose protein sequence is MLIIRINKNRKSKIYSPLMDNILSNLRVEITFSIYNNNNQIQITNIKQRISKKFHQISLEEFIKILKKEELYLTNKDEYFENFLKQHDIKYSFIKICKRCLKMGRIRPITDESSYKLGNNLICSYCAEDEVKYNVCEYHHSYSACKRFMDVLHNTKDLSKVYDLKYNGIDPLDKKITLYDTICSNETEFAKVSIDEVDIPNIFKTILKRRIEYLLPVQVLALNEGLLDNKNMLVVSQTASGKTLIAELAGITKALQNKKFIYLSPLVALANQKYRYFKDSYSSLGLNVVIKVGKNKINAPDELKIIEKPVHDADIIVATYEGLDFILRSGKYDSLNDLGVVVIDEIHMLDDSERGSRLNGLINRLMSLYPQSQLIGLSATINNPHELTQNFNMKLVEYDKRPVLLERHVIGTEDNRQKMDMIVKLCENEFNNISPLGYRGQSIIFTDSRRKTSQIANQLRKKNVNAHSYHAGLTYQKKVDIELQYANQEISTVVTTAALAAGVDFPASMVIFDSLRMGRDWLTANEFHQMTGRAGRPTYQDKGKAYIFFNDENYYRHTSEEEMAYKLLESSVSDIKVKYSTNDIYEQLLADISSYGDVKKNVLKKRYYKMDSELLFGDVVDKLLHLNMACYDSSNKIYSITPYGRAVSKSFLNLHEAELIRKNITSDLLDIVTNLEYLSNVYLTDSYIKVFRENIYYVSARLFADSTKELINTPYIIHGLPEKEKKMLVKLMMDFKGDCDDVYCDCLEKNISKYIIRRRIDSLTPSEISMEFRQKYSILIYSGDIYNYLDQVIRYLEAIERIANVFGMGNVMHKCKKLIRLIEG